The sequence below is a genomic window from Coffea arabica cultivar ET-39 chromosome 4c, Coffea Arabica ET-39 HiFi, whole genome shotgun sequence.
CCAGCGAATGCATTTGATCTGAGTTTGCATTGCAAAAGAAAACCCGAAAAGAAGTTTCTCATGATAGTTCTTAGAAGTTATGAGCTTGGTGGATTAAAACTGTTTCCTTCTTTTACAATGTCATTTAATTTGTTTTCTAGAAGGGGAGGGGATTGGGGTAACAGAAGTGAGAAGAGAGTATGGACATGGTGAGAATCAAACTATTGTTCTGAGATGATGATACAAGACGGTTTTCTGAGTTAGTTACTTTTATGCTTTCTCTCAAGAATCTGAAGATTTACACTAGTAACAGCCAAAtgacttcaaatcaagaaaactAGACCATGGTGTAATGCAACTTTTATTACTTCCCGCAGCATAAAATGTCTTTTCTATTCTTTTATCTCTGATGTACTTCACTTTCTCCAGTCAATTCATAgaccaaaaataaaacaaaaaatactTGGAACAAAATAACTTCTCCATATTCAGATTCTACTACTAGCTATTTAACTTTTACTTTTTGTGAAGATCATACTTGTTTAGTTCATCTCAAGTGATTaatacatttcattttcctACAAGTATTTCATTATTAAACTTTTCTATTTTGTtactgataaaatgtgtataaacACATAAATATACATTAGATTAGCTTTGTCCCCAATGAAAAAATATCTTTGCTCCCCCTGCCCATGCTCATACTGTTTTTAGCAAAACATTCAGCTTAGAGCAGTAATGAGGTGTATGGGCAGAAAAGCATCACTAATGGAGTTGACGTCTTGCTATTGGTAGCTTCACAGAATAAGGAATTTCAAACTTAAAATATTACTTATTGTTTATGAAATGATGATGATGCAAAGTCTAGGACAGTATCAAATTTCTTTAGGAAAATGGGAAGACAGAGTATGTGCCAATTCCTAGTTTCTTCAAGCTATTAAAATAATGCAAGGCAAGTACTAATTTCTTATCTGTATAAAACGGGCTAAATTGTATTACAGCTTTATCAGATCAGTTGTCACACACTCACTGTGTATTTGGCTTATAGGAGCCTGGTATTGTATGAACCACAATGAGGGCACTTGTGATACAGCCAGTGGAAGGAagcatttcctttcctttcacaGTCATTGCATAGAATAACCTGTGAATCATAACAAATTTCAATATCAGGACTTACTAACGTGGCAACGTTTGGATGATAAACTAGCATCTTGAATAAGATAATAGATGATCAACCTGAATTCGACTTGAATACTCCTGCGGAACTTTCTCTTCAGCTAATAGTGCGTCTAACATTCCAAAATACACCTGAATGCAAACAAATAAACGTTGTTTCCTGATTCTTCACTTGTAATTCATTTAAATAAAAGTCATAGGTTGATCATTCTGGTGCTTAAGGCTGGCATACAAGGGCTGTGATACCTGACAGTCAATCACTTCCAAATTATTAACTAACAGTGACCTAAAGATGCATAAGAGAAGAGACACTCGGAAGGTAAAATATTCACCTAATGTAGATTGGAGATCGAACAAGCAGATTGGTAAGTGTTCCAAAGCGTAGGAAAATACTGATGCTCTACCACAAGGTATTGTATATTGGTCAACAGTTGCTGTAAAGCAATGTCCACTGAAGGACATTTAGTAGCATATCAATAAGAAATTTCAATCATCATGATGTTAAAACATGAAACTCTTGTATGCTTACTGAATTACACCTAATTATCATAACAACACATCAGGTTTGTCATAAAACCTAAAAGCAGGTAAATGGAAGATGTGGTAACCAATGACTTAATCACAAATGCAAACCCATACTCCTAAAGTGGCACTACCTTGTGAAGAGCATCAAAGTAACACTAGATGTTTTCGAAACAGAAGGTAGGAAAATGTTATTAAGCCTATTACTGTTACTTAAATCGACCATAATTGGATGCTAGTATGCTAAATCCTCCAACTCAATGGAAACTAATTAAGTTATATACTTCACAGAATGTGACACATCTATTATCCTGTATGCATCAGTACAAGTTTACTCGAAAATCAGGACTGTGCTATGCCTTTAAGATTTGTTGCTTTGTAATGGGTTAGATGAAAACTCGAGGTTTTCATTAAACAAGGGTACCACTTATGAAGCGTTCTAGTAGAGATCAACTTTTGGTTGAAAGACAACATTGGTCCTCTTATCCATCTTGGATTCTAGAACTGTTAAAGCATTATTAGAATATATCCAGGTCAACAGGACAAGATCAGTGTCATTTAGTGTAACAAGTCTACCATGTAAAGTAACCTATATGAATGCACCTGCAAGTAGTAGAATTTGATACAACATGCCGAAAAGGACCATATATACTCTCCAAAATGGATTTCCTAATAAGCACCAGAGCTAAAGGAAACTGCATTAGCAGAAGTAATACATGGAAATAACTACTAACCTGCATGTCCCCAAGTGACTTGCTACAAATTGGGCAGGTATAATGAGTATATGTGTATTCCTTGATTCAACAGAAAAAGCGTCTCAGCAGTGAAGAATCTTTAATTAATCTTTAGAGAATTCTGTACATGAGACAGATACCTGAAAACATACTGAGTGCATTAAATGACCACATGGAAGTGCCTTGACTGGAGAGCTTGAGGTAAAAATGTATTCATGGCAGATTGGGCAGTTGTCCTCAAAGCACTTCTCTCTGCAGATATGCACGGAAAGAGACCGTGACATGCAAGCATTACAATTCATGCAATGGAAGTAATCAATACCCAATCCCTTCCCAACTCGGCACAGATTGCAATAAGGGCAGTGATAAATTTTCCTGTCCAAATCTGTAAAAGTCAGTATTGATTACAAACAAGacataaacaaaacaaaaaaaaagatatgtAATAATGATCCACGATCACAAGATCGGATATCAGCTAACAATAAGAGAGGGTGCATCTTCAAACTACTCATCAAATGACATCAATGTGTTGTCCTAAAATTCCAAATCTTAGAAACTCTAAATTCCAAACCTTAGTTACTCCATAATTGTATTGGTTTGTAAATTTAACCAACAAGAAACTAAAATTTCCATGAAATCAAAATCGATAGAATAAAGAACAAAATGCTTCAAGATCCATTCTAATATGGTGCAAGTTTATCCTATGACATTTACAAGTGATTAGCTATCAAAGCCATGGTACGGTAATATAGATATCTATCAAAAATCATAGGTAGGTGATAAAtcaggaaaaaggaaaggaaacagAAAGGAAGAGTGTCGTAGAAAAAGATAGAAGGAACAAGGTAAAAATCATCAAGAGGCAATGAATCTCACAAATTCAATAACCATAATTCAGCTCTAACAAAGTCAAGGaataaatcaagatgaaaaGAATCGGGTATAAAAACGCCGAGGCTATGATGATCACGACAAAGTTCCATACATGCTCCATCCATTGACTACGCTTCTCATGAGTGAGACATTCATGTAATGTGACAAGAAACATAAATTAAAGAACCTACTAAAATGACACAAGTTAGTAACTTGAGTctaacaaaataaatataattttaatatgtataaattCCAGGAAAATGTTGAATGTTACTTATAGCATATAAACTACAATAGCAATGTAAATCAGTACCAATTTTAGTTTGCATTGCCCCCAAAATGCTACTAACGACTGACAAGCCAAAACCAAGTTGCTAATAGCTGAAGCACTTGGAAATATAGGCAAAACCTATTGAAattcaatttattaaaaaaatatttaaaataacaaataattcATGGAGAATTACTTCAGTTAGAACATATAATTCCTTGTCCCAGTGTATTGTTTACAAGCATGATGTACTTTCACCTTCCCCCTGGCCCCTACCATACAAAAGATTTGAAAAGAATAGATAGTATATACAGAAGTAGATGCTAACATGCACATAAAAGAGCATGCTGGATAAAAGATTGTATGAACTTTTTGGACCCAATTGGTAAATTACAATAAGAAAAAATGATATCATTTTAATACTTGCATCAGAAAAAATAGtgaaaatgagaggaaaaagactgAGTGATTTCAAGTTAAGCCAATCTGGAAGGTACTGGTTAACTGTTGGCCCAACTCTGCAATTGACAATCAAAACACAACGCGTGACTGTAGTCATTCACAACTAACAAAGTGGTACTTTTTCTATGATCTTATCTACTAGAAGCACGTCATTCTGATTATCTCACCTTTCATCATCAAATAGTTTGCAAACTGGGCAATAGTATTTTGCCATTGGAAAATTATTGCAAGCATTGTTTGAGCATTTTGGGCCAACTGGTTGAATTACCAAGCATTTCATGCACATCATTTTTGTAATAGCTTTTCTGCACGCATGACATAGAAAGAGTAAATAAATACAGTAAGAAAAACCAATAATGAAGaagtacaaatatatatataaaaaattcaaaCCTTTCCATAGAATGATCTGTGAACTCGTCATGACATTTTATGCATGTAAACAGTTTGCTGCAACATGCAGCAAGAAGTTTACAGTTGCGTTTGTAGTGCTTGCAGCCAAAAATTTCATTGAGAGAATCCTGATAAGATGGATACTGGCCAAAATCTTCTTCTCTGTCATTAGCTGCAGCACTCAACGTGTTTGAATTCTGTTGTGTTACAATCCAACGGCTTGAAACACACAATGCAAGCTCAGTCAATTGTGATATCAACAAGCAGAATAATTCCAATtatcaagaagaagaaaaattttagcATGCTTTCAAGAAAAGTTTTTAGCCTATAGAAACAACTTTCCAGGATATAGCAACTTAAGCTTAAATAGTTCAGCTGATTGGCTACTTTCAACACGTGTAAACATCAAATCTAAATGGAAAACAAATGTTGTACCTTGATGGTACCACGTATACTTAGGTCATGCCATTTAATTTGAAGATGCTACTTAGTTCCAACTTTGAGGAAATCAAAACCTGTTCCTTTGATGAACGACAAAGTTTGTTTTGTCCTAAGTGAAATCAATCTTGCAAGAGCTTTCGTATTTGATAGCTTGGATATCCCATTTACCCTACAGGATGCGGCTTTTCTAGTTTAAAATTTAGCAGATGCCACATGATTCATGGAACTGAGGACCGAATCCGATTGCAGAAATTACATTGAAATGTTGTAATCTTGTACAATATTCAGGGGCCTAAACATGCTAGAGTACATGTGCATAATAAACTTGAGACCTATCTAATTCTATAATCATTTCTTATCACATGCACAATCACAAACAGGATATATATACGTGTTGACCTAACTTTTGATGTCCCATAATTCCCTCAAGAACAGTTGATCAGAGAAAACAGGATAACTTTCACATGATTACCTCATTATCAGGCTCTGGATGATAtgtgatttcttctgagaatcCAATGTAGGATCACGGGACACTCTTCTTATTGCAGTTTCCAGCTCCTTTTGATTTAATTCCAGTGGATGCTCATCATGGCACGCCTGAATGTTTTGTCCAGCTTTATCAGCTTGATCATCAACAATTTGCTGATCAGTTTTCTTATCAAGTTCTTCACCACAGTTGACTAGATCTTCATATTTATCATTGTTTTGACCGCCTTTGAAATCTTTTGAATATGGACATATATACCCAGAATGCTCAGCATTGTTATCAGAAACTTCTTTTCCTGAAAGTTTGCTTTCTCTGCATGTTTGTTCCCCCAGATACACTGAGACAACTTCCAGAGGGTTAGCAGCCAAGGAAGGAGGAAAAGAGGATTCTTCTTCATCCTTAGCAACACAATAATCTTTCATATCTTCCCACCATTCTCCTAACCATTGTTCAAAATTGGTATTTTTTGTAGCCCTACGCCACAGAGAAATCAGGGCATGTTGTTCATCTTGGGTTAAAGCTGACATCAACCAGGGTATCATTTCTTGTAGAGTTTCAGCTCTAGTTCTGCCAAGCATACACCCTAACATCTTTTCTTGTTCCTCAGTGGAAAAGTATTCTCCAAATAAAGGCCaaagttgaatttcttcacGATGAATATGCCCCGAGATTATTTTCTGCATAGACAGGCAAGTCTCATGGAGCTTCAAACACATCTGTCGATATTGTAGACTTCCCTCACCCGGTTTGTCTAGATCATCATGCAGGGTGGCAATGTCATTTAGCAGAGATGAAACTTTGGCAAAGTTTTCCTCCTCCAATTTATGGTCAATGGTGTAAGACTGGGTAATGTTTTTGAGTTTCCCCTTTGATTCTAGAGCCGGAAAGACAACCTCATCCTCTGAAGCACTGTGAATGTCATACAGAAACTTTAGAAGTTCAAAATGTCTACGTAAATCAGGGATAAACTGAAAGCTTTTGGCCATGTTAGCTGAAAGAAAGACAATGTAGTCCAGATCTCTTATGAGAGCTTTGTGAAAGCACACAAAATGATCCATTGGTCTTGATTCTAGAGCCAAAACTTTTTTGGCAATGCCATTCTCAGCAGGATGTCTCACAaccgaaagaatattgctccaCATTTGAGGGGAGAATTTATGAAGAGTCATTCCACCAGATTCAAGCTTCTCATTGGTTTTGGAATGAGAAGATGAGGGGTTCCAGACCATCTTGTTATCTTTTACAGCAGGGCTCGGCTCAGATTCTATGGTGTTAAATATAGTGCAGGCTTGCATATCAAACTTTAAATTAGAAAACCCAACATCCTCCCCAATTCGATCAGATGTGAAATAGATTCCTCTGATAAAATTTTCTTGCAGATCTTTTGCAAACCTTTCCATGGATATTTTACCTAAATAACCCATGCGAACCCAACTATGCAACAGAATTAAAATTGGCTTGTTGCCTAAAGGGCATGCATCTGTCATGGCATCCAGCATGGTCTTGAACTGCTCATCCAATAAAGTAGCAGAAAACCAAAGAACAGCGCATTTTAACAACCCAAGAGGCATAGTTTTGAGACCTGCATATAACAGCCACAGCAGCATATTATGGCTGCACTTCTTGCCAATAGAAGAATATACCTGTATGTGACTAAAAACAAGGGTTAAATTCATAAAGGAGGAAACATATTTCTTACAAATAAAAGCAGGCAGAAGTTTATTGGTTGTCCAAAAAGATATGGTTTAGTACAGTCTGTTATCTGATGCCCTAATCTGCCAGTGCTAGAAATAAGTGGAGAAGATGAATATTATTTTCCAAGATTTTTTTTCCTGCATCTTCAGGGTTTTACATTAGAGGAACTGACACAACATCATACCTCTGTTTCTATATGTGTCAGGTTTTGGCTAATTCCTCTCACAAGCAACTCCACTTCCCTGCAAAGGCCCTTCAGGAAATTGCTTGGTTGTGCTCCATCTTGAAGCAC
It includes:
- the LOC113740389 gene encoding zinc finger protein BRUTUS-like At1g74770 isoform X1; translated protein: MAGEEPEKEDGEEDAITVTEALLPCLDGAKLVDAPILFFVLSHKAFVRELEQLHRSALEVADIGSPDRQFVDDLGRRFDFFKLVYKYHAAAEDEIVFPALNSKVKNVVTTSALEHKCINDDFCSTVQCLDLLRKECEDFTHLFQKLIFCISSIKSAICEHMLKEEKLVFPLLIGQFPSEEQAKLVWQYICSVPIALLEDFLPWMACSLPPDEQLDLLDCMKIVVSKEEVLEEVVISWLNNKKPSPPEACNVYGQGAQFYSGHVSSMEILKIHPNTFDFGEEEKSKLCSFYTSIGPNPLDGIYIWNTALARDFRKVLDELYQIRSSNNMSNLSSIVVQLQFLLDVLISYSNALNQIFFPLVNDLSKNVLPLSCTRLVEKGQVERLQFLLYGVLQDGAQPSNFLKGLCREVELLVRGISQNLTHIETEVYSSIGKKCSHNMLLWLLYAGLKTMPLGLLKCAVLWFSATLLDEQFKTMLDAMTDACPLGNKPILILLHSWVRMGYLGKISMERFAKDLQENFIRGIYFTSDRIGEDVGFSNLKFDMQACTIFNTIESEPSPAVKDNKMVWNPSSSHSKTNEKLESGGMTLHKFSPQMWSNILSVVRHPAENGIAKKVLALESRPMDHFVCFHKALIRDLDYIVFLSANMAKSFQFIPDLRRHFELLKFLYDIHSASEDEVVFPALESKGKLKNITQSYTIDHKLEEENFAKVSSLLNDIATLHDDLDKPGEGSLQYRQMCLKLHETCLSMQKIISGHIHREEIQLWPLFGEYFSTEEQEKMLGCMLGRTRAETLQEMIPWLMSALTQDEQHALISLWRRATKNTNFEQWLGEWWEDMKDYCVAKDEEESSFPPSLAANPLEVVSVYLGEQTCRESKLSGKEVSDNNAEHSGYICPYSKDFKGGQNNDKYEDLVNCGEELDKKTDQQIVDDQADKAGQNIQACHDEHPLELNQKELETAIRRVSRDPTLDSQKKSHIIQSLIMSRWIVTQQNSNTLSAAANDREEDFGQYPSYQDSLNEIFGCKHYKRNCKLLAACCSKLFTCIKCHDEFTDHSMERKAITKMMCMKCLVIQPVGPKCSNNACNNFPMAKYYCPVCKLFDDERKIYHCPYCNLCRVGKGLGIDYFHCMNCNACMSRSLSVHICREKCFEDNCPICHEYIFTSSSPVKALPCGHLMHSVCFQEYTYTHYTCPICSKSLGDMQVYFGMLDALLAEEKVPQEYSSRIQVILCNDCERKGNASFHWLYHKCPHCGSYNTRLL
- the LOC113740389 gene encoding zinc finger protein BRUTUS-like At1g74770 isoform X2; the protein is MAGEEPEKEDGEEDAITVTEALLPCLDGAKLVDAPILFFVLSHKAFVRELEQLHRSALEVADIGSPDRQFVDDLGRRFDFFKLVYKYHAAAEDEIVFPALNSKVKNVVTTSALEHKCINDDFCSTVQCLDLLRKECEDFTHLFQKLIFCISSIKSAICEHMLKEEKLVFPLLIGQFPSEEQAKLVWQYICSVPIALLEDFLPWMACSLPPDEQLDLLDCMKIVVSKEEVLEEVVISWLNNKKPSPPEACNVYGQGAQFYSGHVSSMEILKIHPNTFDFGEEEKSKLCSFYTSIGPNPLDGIYIWNTALARDFRKVLDELYQIRSSNNMSNLSSIVVQLQFLLDVLISYSNALNQIFFPLVNDLSKNVLPLSCTRLVEKGQVERLQFLLYGVLQDGAQPSNFLKGLCREVELLVRGISQNLTHIETEVYSSIGKKCSHNMLLWLLYAGLKTMPLGLLKCAVLWFSATLLDEQFKTMLDAMTDACPLGNKPILILLHSWVRMGYLGKISMERFAKDLQENFIRGIYFTSDRIGEDVGFSNLKFDMQACTIFNTIESEPSPAVKDNKMVWNPSSSHSKTNEKLESGGMTLHKFSPQMWSNILSVVRHPAENGIAKKVLALESRPMDHFVCFHKALIRDLDYIVFLSANMAKSFQFIPDLRRHFELLKFLYDIHSASEDEVVFPALESKGKLKNITQSYTIDHKLEEENFAKVSSLLNDIATLHDDLDKPGEGSLQYRQMCLKLHETCLSMQKIISGHIHREEIQLWPLFGEYFSTEEQEKMLGCMLGRTRAETLQEMIPWLMSALTQDEQHALISLWRRATKNTNFEQWLGEWWEDMKDYCVAKDEEESSFPPSLAANPLEVVSVYLGEQTCRESKLSGKEVSDNNAEHSGYICPYSKDFKGGQNNDKYEDLVNCGEELDKKTDQQIVDDQADKAGQNIQACHDEHPLELNQKELETAIRRVSRDPTLDSQKKSHIIQSLIMSRWIVTQQNSNTLSAAANDREEDFGQYPSYQDSLNEIFGCKHYKRNCKLLAACCSKLFTCIKCHDEFTDHSMERKAITKMMCMKCLVIQPVGPKCSNNACNNFPMAKYYCPVCKLFDDERKIYHCPYCNLCRVGKGLGIDYFHCMNCNACMSRSLSVHICREKCFEDNCPICHEYIFTSSSPVKALPCGHLMHSEYTYTHYTCPICSKSLGDMQVYFGMLDALLAEEKVPQEYSSRIQVILCNDCERKGNASFHWLYHKCPHCGSYNTRLL